The following proteins are co-located in the Betta splendens chromosome 9, fBetSpl5.4, whole genome shotgun sequence genome:
- the cdc123 gene encoding cell division cycle protein 123 homolog isoform X1, whose amino-acid sequence MKKEQVVNCQFSVWYPIFKKHTIKSLILPLPQNVIDYLLDDGTLVVSGSDHNTEQTHTNNRDPESEEDIQWSDDETTTTVTAPEFPEFTSKVLEAINSLGGRVFPKLNWSAPRDANWIALNSSLQCHNLSDIFLLFKSSDFITHDLTQPFLQCSDQDSPDPVISYELVLRKWSELIPGGEFRCFVKENKLIAVSQRDYTQYYQHILKQEEQISHAIQEFFSQHIQYNFLDEDFVFDVYRDSQGRVWLIDVNPFGEVTDSLLFSWEELVSSGEIAQQQVRGSRVFCSTGFIGHWTVSVSHGVCAVRAQEGPAFRYTTSEVTVQPSPCLSYRIPRDFVDLSTGEDAYKLLDFLKLKKSQQEDSDEQEVDEEGENAPQ is encoded by the exons ATGAAGAAGGAGCAAGTTGTCAACTGTCAGTTTTCGGTTTGGTATCCGATATTCAAGAAACATACGATTAAAAG TCTGATTCTCCCACTGCCTCAGAATGTAATAGACTACTTACTGGACGATGGGACACTGGTAGTCTCAGGGAG TGACCacaacacagagcagacacacactaacaacAGGGACCCCGAGTCTGAAGAGGACATTCAA TGGTCAGATGACGAGACAACCACCACTGTCACT GCTCCCGAGTTCCCAGAATTCACTTCCAAAGTGCTGGAGGCTATAAATTCTCTGGGTGGGCGAGTCTTTCCTAAACTCAATTGGAGTGCTCCTCGG gaTGCCAACTGGATTGCCCTGAACAGCTCACTGCAGTGTCACAACCTCAGTGATATATTTCTGCTCTTCAAAAGCTCAGACTTCATCACCCACGACCTCACGCAGCC ATTCCTTCAATGCAGTGATCAGGACTCCCCAGACCCAGTCATAAGCTATGAG CTGGTCTTGAGGAAATGGAGTGAGCTGATTCCTGGTGGAGAGTTTCGCTGCTTTGTGAAAGAAAATAAACTGATCG CTGTCTCCCAGAGGGACTACACTCAGTATTACCAGCACATCctaaagcaggaggagcagatttCTCACGCCATACAGGAATTCTTCAGCCAGCACATCCAGTACAACTTCTTGGACGAAGACT TCGTGTTTGATGTCTACAGAGACAGTCAG GGACGAGTGTGGCTGATTGACGTGAACCCGTTCGGCGAGGTAACGGACTCGCTGCTGTTTAGCTGGGAGGAGCTAGTGTCCAGTGGCGAAATCGCCCAACAGCAGGTCAGAGGGTCACGCGTGTTCTGTTCCACCGGGTTTATCGGTCATTGGACTGTATCGGTGAGTCAcggtgtctgtgctgtgcgtgCGCAGGAAGGCCCGGCGTTCCGCTACACCACCAGCGAGGTGACGGTTCAGCCCAGCCCCTGTCTGAGTTACAGGATCCCGCGGGACTTTGTCGACCTCTCCACTGGAGAGGACGCCTACAAACTCCTCGACTTCCTCAAACTG AAGAAAAGCCAGCAGGAGGATTCTGATGAGCAAGAAGTAGACGAGGAAGGGGAGAACGCTCCACAGTGA
- the nudt5 gene encoding ADP-sugar pyrophosphatase isoform X2, with product MSHPESKVTTVPHVVKEELMASGKWVKLEETTYVDPAGNTRTWETVKRTTRQTNTEADGVGIIALLKRTLHKDCVVMVKQFRPPLGCYTLEFPAGLIDKGETAEVAALRELKEETGYKGEVVGVTPVTCLDPGLSNCTTQTVLVNINGDDMENIHPTQQLEFVDVILLPLDEFQTKIDDLLKKEKIMVDAKVYVFAMGMVQAFFKPRELPVLKQ from the exons ATGAGCCACCCGGAGTCCAAAGTGACCACCGTCCCGCATGTGGTGAAGGAAGAG CTAATGGCATCAGGAAAATGGGTAAAGCTGGAGGAAACCACATATGTCGATCCTGCTGGAAACACTCG AACCTGGGAGACAGTAAAAAGGACAACacggcaaacaaacacagaagctgaCG GTGTTGGGATCATTGCCCTGCTGAAACGCACGCTCCATAAAGACTGTGTGGTGATGGTAAAGCAGTTCCGTCCTCCTTTGGGATGCTACACCCTGGAGTTTCCAGCAG GGTTGATTGACAAGGGGGAAACTGCGGAGGTTGCTGCACTGAgggagctgaaagaagaaacTGGCTACAAGGGAGAAGTAGTGGGAGTTACACCAG TGACCTGTCTGGACCCTGGTTTGTCTAATTGCACCACGCAAACTGTCTTGGTCAACATCAATGGAGACGATATGGAAAATATCCACCCAACACAACAGCTCG AATTTGTTGATGTGATTCTACTACCTCTTGATGAATTCCAGACTAAAATAGATG ATCtgctgaagaaagaaaaaattatGGTGGATGCTAAAGTGTACGTCTTTGCCATGGGGATGGTGCAAGCTTTCTTTAAACCGAGGGAGCTGCCTGTCCTGAAACAGTGA
- the nudt5 gene encoding ADP-sugar pyrophosphatase isoform X1: MSHPESKVTTVPHVVKEELMASGKWVKLEETTYVDPAGNTRTWETVKRTTRQTNTEADGVGIIALLKRTLHKDCVVMVKQFRPPLGCYTLEFPAGLIDKGETAEVAALRELKEETGYKGEVVGVTPVTCLDPGLSNCTTQTVLVNINGDDMENIHPTQQLEFVDVILLPLDEFQTKIDDLLKKEKIMVDAKVYVFAMGMVQAFFKPRELPVLKQFFHKAVYLKQVATCYFQLFMSLISRCSDSVFSNCSFLI; the protein is encoded by the exons ATGAGCCACCCGGAGTCCAAAGTGACCACCGTCCCGCATGTGGTGAAGGAAGAG CTAATGGCATCAGGAAAATGGGTAAAGCTGGAGGAAACCACATATGTCGATCCTGCTGGAAACACTCG AACCTGGGAGACAGTAAAAAGGACAACacggcaaacaaacacagaagctgaCG GTGTTGGGATCATTGCCCTGCTGAAACGCACGCTCCATAAAGACTGTGTGGTGATGGTAAAGCAGTTCCGTCCTCCTTTGGGATGCTACACCCTGGAGTTTCCAGCAG GGTTGATTGACAAGGGGGAAACTGCGGAGGTTGCTGCACTGAgggagctgaaagaagaaacTGGCTACAAGGGAGAAGTAGTGGGAGTTACACCAG TGACCTGTCTGGACCCTGGTTTGTCTAATTGCACCACGCAAACTGTCTTGGTCAACATCAATGGAGACGATATGGAAAATATCCACCCAACACAACAGCTCG AATTTGTTGATGTGATTCTACTACCTCTTGATGAATTCCAGACTAAAATAGATG ATCtgctgaagaaagaaaaaattatGGTGGATGCTAAAGTGTACGTCTTTGCCATGGGGATGGTGCAAGCTTTCTTTAAACCGAGGGAGCTGCCTGTCCTGAAACA GTTCTTCCACAAAGCCGTATACCTGAAACAAGTGGCCACTTGTTATTTCCAGCTTTTTATGAGCTTGATCTCAAGATGCAGTGATTCTGTTTTTAGTAACTGTTCATTCCTAATATAG
- the nudt5 gene encoding ADP-sugar pyrophosphatase isoform X3, whose translation MVKQFRPPLGCYTLEFPAGLIDKGETAEVAALRELKEETGYKGEVVGVTPVTCLDPGLSNCTTQTVLVNINGDDMENIHPTQQLEFVDVILLPLDEFQTKIDDLLKKEKIMVDAKVYVFAMGMVQAFFKPRELPVLKQFFHKAVYLKQVATCYFQLFMSLISRCSDSVFSNCSFLI comes from the exons ATGGTAAAGCAGTTCCGTCCTCCTTTGGGATGCTACACCCTGGAGTTTCCAGCAG GGTTGATTGACAAGGGGGAAACTGCGGAGGTTGCTGCACTGAgggagctgaaagaagaaacTGGCTACAAGGGAGAAGTAGTGGGAGTTACACCAG TGACCTGTCTGGACCCTGGTTTGTCTAATTGCACCACGCAAACTGTCTTGGTCAACATCAATGGAGACGATATGGAAAATATCCACCCAACACAACAGCTCG AATTTGTTGATGTGATTCTACTACCTCTTGATGAATTCCAGACTAAAATAGATG ATCtgctgaagaaagaaaaaattatGGTGGATGCTAAAGTGTACGTCTTTGCCATGGGGATGGTGCAAGCTTTCTTTAAACCGAGGGAGCTGCCTGTCCTGAAACA GTTCTTCCACAAAGCCGTATACCTGAAACAAGTGGCCACTTGTTATTTCCAGCTTTTTATGAGCTTGATCTCAAGATGCAGTGATTCTGTTTTTAGTAACTGTTCATTCCTAATATAG
- the cdc123 gene encoding cell division cycle protein 123 homolog isoform X2, giving the protein MKKEQVVNCQFSVWYPIFKKHTIKSLILPLPQNVIDYLLDDGTLVVSGSDHNTEQTHTNNRDPESEEDIQWSDDETTTTVTAPEFPEFTSKVLEAINSLGGRVFPKLNWSAPRDANWIALNSSLQCHNLSDIFLLFKSSDFITHDLTQPFLQCSDQDSPDPVISYELVLRKWSELIPGGEFRCFVKENKLIAVSQRDYTQYYQHILKQEEQISHAIQEFFSQHIQYNFLDEDFVFDVYRDSQGRVWLIDVNPFGEVTDSLLFSWEELVSSGEIAQQQEGPAFRYTTSEVTVQPSPCLSYRIPRDFVDLSTGEDAYKLLDFLKLKKSQQEDSDEQEVDEEGENAPQ; this is encoded by the exons ATGAAGAAGGAGCAAGTTGTCAACTGTCAGTTTTCGGTTTGGTATCCGATATTCAAGAAACATACGATTAAAAG TCTGATTCTCCCACTGCCTCAGAATGTAATAGACTACTTACTGGACGATGGGACACTGGTAGTCTCAGGGAG TGACCacaacacagagcagacacacactaacaacAGGGACCCCGAGTCTGAAGAGGACATTCAA TGGTCAGATGACGAGACAACCACCACTGTCACT GCTCCCGAGTTCCCAGAATTCACTTCCAAAGTGCTGGAGGCTATAAATTCTCTGGGTGGGCGAGTCTTTCCTAAACTCAATTGGAGTGCTCCTCGG gaTGCCAACTGGATTGCCCTGAACAGCTCACTGCAGTGTCACAACCTCAGTGATATATTTCTGCTCTTCAAAAGCTCAGACTTCATCACCCACGACCTCACGCAGCC ATTCCTTCAATGCAGTGATCAGGACTCCCCAGACCCAGTCATAAGCTATGAG CTGGTCTTGAGGAAATGGAGTGAGCTGATTCCTGGTGGAGAGTTTCGCTGCTTTGTGAAAGAAAATAAACTGATCG CTGTCTCCCAGAGGGACTACACTCAGTATTACCAGCACATCctaaagcaggaggagcagatttCTCACGCCATACAGGAATTCTTCAGCCAGCACATCCAGTACAACTTCTTGGACGAAGACT TCGTGTTTGATGTCTACAGAGACAGTCAG GGACGAGTGTGGCTGATTGACGTGAACCCGTTCGGCGAGGTAACGGACTCGCTGCTGTTTAGCTGGGAGGAGCTAGTGTCCAGTGGCGAAATCGCCCAACAGCAG GAAGGCCCGGCGTTCCGCTACACCACCAGCGAGGTGACGGTTCAGCCCAGCCCCTGTCTGAGTTACAGGATCCCGCGGGACTTTGTCGACCTCTCCACTGGAGAGGACGCCTACAAACTCCTCGACTTCCTCAAACTG AAGAAAAGCCAGCAGGAGGATTCTGATGAGCAAGAAGTAGACGAGGAAGGGGAGAACGCTCCACAGTGA